A window of Silurus meridionalis isolate SWU-2019-XX chromosome 4, ASM1480568v1, whole genome shotgun sequence contains these coding sequences:
- the LOC124384987 gene encoding uncharacterized protein LOC124384987 isoform X4 yields MVGVFLMMARSQEYTCCTETLPNGSVSYILNDTLPEDWISSWTKNGDVIASEDGEIDKHYVLSKTEKGYILKQNYPGVVCKLESPKNGVSREIKCIELCKPEPVIKAGGTNPLHTVLPIVLPIALLFLFFIAGYFIYKKCQRRSHRDIEATIRMHPINEQGQDQNMDWDQEALNHQ; encoded by the exons GAGACACTGCCTAACGGCTCTGTGTCCTACATTCTGAATGACACTCTTCCCGAAGACTGGATCAGCAGCTGGACTAAAAAC GGTGATGTTATAGCAAGTGAAGATGGGGAAATAGACAAACACTACGTTTTGTCTAAGACAGAGAAAGGATACATCCTGAAGCAAAATTATCCTGGTGTCGTCTGCAAGTTGGAGAGTCCAAAGAATGGG GTATCCAGGGAGATTAAGTGTATAG AACTGTGTAAACCGGAACCAGTCATTAAAGCag GTGGCACAAACCCACTCCACACTGTTCTCCCCATTGTCCTGCCCATtgccctcctcttcctcttttttattgCTGGTTACTTCATTTATAAAAAGTGTCAAag GAGATCTCACCGTGACATTGAAGCCACTATTCGAATGCATCCTATAAATGAGCAAGGCCAGGACCAGAATATGGACTGGGACCAGGAAGCTCTAAATCATCAGTAA